A region of the Campylobacter sp. MIT 99-7217 genome:
AAAAAAGCTGGTTTTAAGGGCTTTTACATAGTCGCTACAAATCCAAATGATAGCATAGTGTATTACACTCAAAAACTAAGCGGACTTGATAAAAACCGAGTTTTTGGCTCAGGCACAAATTTAGATAGCTCAAGGCTTCGCAAAATGCTAGCAAAAGACTTAAGCTTAAATCCTTGCAATATACAAGCTTTTATGATAGGAGAGCATGGAGATAGTCAGTTTGCGTATTTTTCCAAGGCAAGTATTTATGGGGCTAATTTTTTAGAATTTTACAAAAACAAACTTGGAAGAAATCTTGATACTCAAAGTATAGAAAAAGCTGTTATCAATGAGGGTTATTTTATTTACAACAAAAAAGGTCGCACAGAATACGGCATAGGAAGCTCTTGTGCAAGTTTAGCTGAGGCTGTGCTTAAGGATAAAAGACTTGTTTTTCCTGTTTCAAGTGTTTTTGAAGACTATGCGATTTCTTATCCTTGTATCATCGGTAAAAACGGGATTGAAGAGGTTTTACAATGTAAATTTGATGATACTGAAAAAGAAAAACTCAAACAAACTATAAATGCTGTAAAAGAAGCTATACTCAGCGTCAAAGATAAGGTAAAAAGCTATCTTTAAATACGCTCTTAAAT
Encoded here:
- a CDS encoding lactate/malate family dehydrogenase; the encoded protein is MSNKVGIVGLGYVGAASAFSLVAKSMCDEVVLIDIKTDLAIAHARDLEDALTLNNSHTKISYAQDITELASCDVIILAFRKVHFDTLPTRLAELENNIEELTKIILPLKKAGFKGFYIVATNPNDSIVYYTQKLSGLDKNRVFGSGTNLDSSRLRKMLAKDLSLNPCNIQAFMIGEHGDSQFAYFSKASIYGANFLEFYKNKLGRNLDTQSIEKAVINEGYFIYNKKGRTEYGIGSSCASLAEAVLKDKRLVFPVSSVFEDYAISYPCIIGKNGIEEVLQCKFDDTEKEKLKQTINAVKEAILSVKDKVKSYL